A region from the Lolium perenne isolate Kyuss_39 chromosome 4, Kyuss_2.0, whole genome shotgun sequence genome encodes:
- the LOC127346615 gene encoding uncharacterized protein — MDLRSGRRLGSRPLLQQREQRRRRGPGGADRISFLSNDMILLILARLHCVGTAVRTGVLSRRWRGLWTLLSDLAFRGIYPTTIEAAFSSFNATSSAGAVSQLDIHLPTRPEAADANSLLRAAALFSPARLVFTIAPAYVSEPGQHYTSSIHLPCFQHTTSIELDAQRFTVEPLAAGEFPALERLSISGTIVYIGDLVTRCPRLRVLKAKLRGLGHLLLKQELGSLKDALGSRGVALYLDICIYVRTPTVSLLSEAADLSPQELVYTNTCSTHVWAQTRNLPCIPRATSIEIDMAAISFRRPSHGELSALERLCLSRCNILNLAELVSCCPRLRVLRVDGDTSRRDITVHSTSLQELVLGTYQDCRGVNVVTPELKQLTLDVRSDQDLGTSVLAPLLENISWQRSYTWPAHVFNFWFLESMSLQTAAINGKDGAWLSAQQLPRTHVLSMAMRASVSSRSLLVQLTNFISYLVNWWSYALGILLSRVPGLQDSTLRER; from the coding sequence ATGGATTTGCGATCGGGGCGTCGCCTCGGCTCACGGCCGCTGCTGCAGCAGCGTGAACAACGCCGGCGGCGTGGCCCCGGCGGAGCGGACCGCATCAGCTTCCTTTCCAATGACATGATTCTCCTGATCCTGGCGCGCCTGCACTGCGTCGGCACCGCCGTGCGGACCGGCGTCCTCTCGCGACGGTGGCGCGGCCTCTGGACCCTCCTCAGCGATCTTGCCTTCCGTGGTATCTATCCCACCACAATCGAGGCGGCGTTTTCATCCTTCAACGCAACCTCGTCCGCGGGCGCCGTGTCCCAACTCGACATCCACCTCCCAACGAGACCGGAGGCCGCCGACGCGAACTCCCTGCTGCGCGCCGCGGCGCTCTTCTCGCCGGCCAGGCTAGTCTTCACCATCGCACCGGCATACGTTTCTGAACCCGGACAACACTACACCAGCTCGATCCACCTGCCTTGCTTCCAACACACCACCTCTATCGAGCTAGACGCGCAGCGATTCACCGTCGAGCCTCTGGCCGCCGGCGAATTCCCCGCGCTCGAGAGGTTGTCCATCTCCGGCACGATCGTCTACATCGGTGATTTGGTCACCCGGTGCCCGCGCCTACGCGTTCTCAAGGCCAAGCTCCGCGGCCTCGGGCACCTCTTGCTCAAGCAGGAACTGGGCTCACTCAAAGATGCGTTGGGCTCTCGCGGAGTGGCATTGTACCTCGACATCTGCATCTACGTTCGAACACCAACCGTCTCGCTCCTTAGCGAGGCAGCGGACCTCTCCCCGCAGGAGCTCGTTTACACGAATACTTGCTCAACACATGTCTGGGCTCAAACTCGAAACCTCCCCTGCATTCCGCGTGCCACCTCGATTGAGATCGACATGGCGGCCATCAGCTTCAGACGACCATCGCATGGCGAGCTTTCAGCACTCGAGAGACTCTGCCTCTCCCGCTGCAACATCCTAAACCTTGCCGAGTTGGTCTCATGTTGCCCGCGCCTTCGTGTGCTCAGGGTGGACGGTGATACGTCCCGACGCGACATCACCGTCCactcaacatccttgcaggagcttgtCCTGGGAACCTACCAGGATTGCCGTGGCGTCAATGTCGTGACCCCCGAACTTAAGCAGCTGACGTTGGACGTCCGTAGCGACCAGGACCTCGGCACGTCCGTCTTGGCGCCATTGTTAGAGAACATCTCGTGGCAGCGCTCGTATACATGGCCAGCTCATGTGTTCAATTTCTGGTTCCTCGAGAGCATGAGCTTACAGACCGCGGCAATCAATGGGAAAGACGGCGCATGGTTGTCGGCTCAACAACTCCCTCGCACCCATGTCTTGTCCATGGCCATGCGTGCCTCCGTAAGTTCACGGTCCTTGCTTGTTCAGTTAACTAATTTCATCAGTTACCTTGTTAATTGGTGGTCTTATGCTCTTGGCATACTATTAAGCAGGGTGCCTGGCTTGCAAGATTCAACTTTGCGAGAGAGGTAG
- the LOC127346614 gene encoding uncharacterized protein has protein sequence MDLQSGHRLRSRPPLQRHGPSWRRDPNGADRISLLSDDMILLILERLHCVRAAVQTGILSRRWRGLWTRLTNLAFRAVTAATIEAAIPPFKAASPTGTAFQLDICLPSRPEAASANSLLRAAALFSPARLVFTIAPYSCRFNYGTNSIQLPCFQHATSIKLDTQQFILEPPAAGEFPSLETLSISGTIVRIHDLVTRCPRLRVLTAKLRGRNSRIEITVSIEINMPGIRSLTWPLHRELLALETLSISGCNIDILGEFISSCPSLRVLRVEGAMIAVASIS, from the exons ATGGATTTGCAATCGGGGCACCGCCTCCGCTCACGCCCGCCGCTGCAGCGGCATGGACCTTCCTGGCGGCGTGATCCAAACGGAGCTGACCGCATCAGCCTCCTCTCCGACGATATGATCCTCCTGATCCTGGAACGCCTGCACTGCGTCCGCGCCGCCGTGCAGACCGGCATCCTCTCACGCCGATGGCGCGGCCTCTGGACCCGCCTCACCAATCTCGCCTTCCGTGCTGTCACGGCCGCCACGATCGAGGCGGCGATTCCACCCTTCAAAGCCGCCTCCCCTACCGGCACGGCGTTCCAGCTCGACATATGCCTCCCATCGAGACCCGAGGCTGCCAGCGCCAACTCCTTGCTGCGCGCCGCGGCGCTCTTCTCGCCGGCAAGGCTAGTCTTCACCATCGCACCGTACTCGTGCCGTTTTAATTACGGCACCAACTCCATCCAACTGCCTTGCTTCCAACACGCCACCTCCATCAAGCTAGACACCCAGCAATTCATCCTCGAGCCGCCGGCAGCCGGCGAGTTCCCCTCGCTCGAGACATTGTCCATCTCCGGCACGATCGTCCGCATCCATGACCTGGTCACCCGCTGCCCACGCCTACGCGTTCTCACAGCCAAGCTCCGCGGCCGCAACTCCAGGATCGAGATTACCGTGTCGATCGAGATTAACATGCCGGGCATCCGCAGCTTGACATGGCCATTGCACCGCGAGCTTTTGGCACTCGAGACGTTGTCCATCTCCGGCTGCAACATCGACATCCTTGGCGAATTTATCTCTAGTTGCCCGAGCCTTCGTGTGCTCAGGGTGGAGGGTGCTAT GATTGCCGTGGCATCGATATCGTGA
- the LOC127291906 gene encoding NDR1/HIN1-like protein 3 yields MGQRDCCDCDYDDCCNCSWTAIIIWVVVGIVLTVVLIVLILAFAVIKPPKATADDALLTRFSLAPSPNASTPQLQLLSYNATVTISLRNPNMYYGISYSDLATVFSFNGTKFDEGGTVRAFDQGAKKTTAVRLTVGGVAKALPKLSAAGPAEFTKEKEAGHFQIEARLDGVMQYKGRSKKCPVAVICPLKLQLVDPDVAATAFQQTKCTILRAKTSGC; encoded by the coding sequence ATGGGGCAGCGTGACTGCTGCGACTGCGACTACGACGACTGCTGCAACTGCAGCTGGACAGCAATCATCATCTGGGTCGTCGTCGGCATCGTGCTCACAGTCGTCCTCATCGTCCTCATCCTCGCCTTCGCCGTCATCAAGCCGCCCAAAGCCACCGCCGACGACGCCCTCCTCACGCGCTTCTCCCTCGCCCCGTCCCCCAACGCCTCCACGCCCCAGCTCCAGCTCCTCTCCTACAACGCCACCGTCACCATCTCCCTGCGCAACCCCAACATGTACTACGGCATCAGCTACAGCGACCTGGCCACCGTCTTCTCCTTCAACGGCACCAAGTTCGACGAGGGCGGCACCGTCCGGGCCTTCGACCAGGGCGCCAAGAAGACCACCGCCGTGCGCCTAACGGTGGGGGGAGTCGCCAAGGCCCTGCCCAAGCTTTCGGCGGCCGGCCCGGCGGAGTTCACCAAAGAAAAGGAGGCGGGGCATTTCCAGATCGAAGCTAGGCTAGACGGCGTGATGCAGTACAAGGGCCGCAGCAAGAAATGCCCCGTCGCCGTCATCTGCCCGCTCAAGCTGCAGCTCGTCGACCCGGACGTGGCCGCCACCGCCTTCCAGCAGACCAAGTGCACCATCCTCAGGGCCAAGACCTCCGGATGCTAG